The window GGTTATCAGAGACTTACTGCTTCGGCGCTGCCGGCTTCGGAGTCGTCGTCGGACGCGGGCGAGCCGTTGTCGGAGCGGCAGACGGACCAGAAGGAATCGGCGCAGCCACACCGGAGCTGGCGTTATATGCCGTCACCACCGCCTGGGTTACGTCCGTACTCGGAACAGCCCACATCACATTGCTTTGCTGACCGCTCACATCCAGCAGAAGCGTGTAACCGTTCTTGCTCACATAATCCTTCAGCGTGACCGAGACCTTCGTTGCCACCTTGCCATAGGCCTCCTGCAGATCCGCGTTGTAAGCGGTCTGCGCGTCCTCAGCATCGCGGTTCAGCTCCTTCTCTTTCACGTCGATGTTCCGCAGCCGAGACGCACGCTCCTCATCCGACAGAGTCGCAGGCGCGCTCTGCAGTTGCGCCTTCAGCGAATCGACCTCTTTGGAAAGAACGTCAATCTGGTCCTTCTTCGGCTTGTACTTGTCCTGGATCCCCTGAACAGCACGCTGGCCCTCATTGGTTGCGAAGACCGCTTGCTCGAACGCGACCAGCGCAATCTTTGCAGGAATGGCCTGTGGTTCTACGGCAGCAGGTGCGGCGGGGGCAGCAGGTGCCGGGGCTGCAGGTGTCTGAGAGATCCCGGCTGTGGTCATCAATCCCGCGCCAAGCGCGGAGACTAGAGCAAGAGTGCGGTTCATGCGGTCTGTGGTACTCCTTCGATCATTCGATAAAGTTTGGGAAATCGTTACAGCTTCAGCTTCGTTCATAGTCGGTGGTGAATATCTCTACAGGCCGATCGTGTCTGAGCTGCGCCAACTGAATCTGCGTGGCTCTCTGAGAAAGAAGAGGCCTGGCAACAGGCCTCTCCTCAGAAAAAATCACATCAGCTTACTGCTTGGGAGCCGCAGCCTTCGGTGCGGTCGATGGTGTCGTCGCTGCATGCGGACGAGTCGTCGCCGACGGTGCGGAAGGAACTGGCGCCGCAACTCCGGATGAGGCGTTGTACGCATCAACAACAGCTTGTGAGATGTCCGTACCCGGAAGCGTCCACAGCACAGACATGCCACCCTGCTGGCCGGTGTTATCGATCAGCATCGTGTAGCCATTGTCCTGCACATACTTAATGACAACCGGTCCCAGCTTCTTCGCAACTGCGCCAACCGACGCCTGCAGGTCAGCCCCGTAAGCGTTCTGTGCATCTTCGCCATCACGCTGGAGCTGCTTCTCCTTCGCGTCAATCGCGCGCAGCTTGGTGGCACGCTCCTGCTCCGTCATCGTCGCCGGTGCAGCTTGCAACTGCTTCTTCAGTGTGTCCACCTCAGCAGCCAGCGCCTGCAACTGATTCTTCTTCGGGTCATACTTCTTCTGCAAATCCTGAAGGGCGCGCTGACCTTCGTTGGTTGCTGCGGCTGCCTGCTCATATTCGATCAGCGCAATCTTCGCCGGTACCGCGTGAGGCGCGACCGGTGCGGGCGCAGCCTGGGTGGAAGGTGCGGTGGAGGCGGCTGCCGGGGCTTGTGTGCCGGCAGTCTGTGCCACTCCAGCAGCGGATGTCAGTCCCGCAGCGAGAGCGGTAGCAAAAGCAAAGGTACGATTCATGCGGTGTGTGGTACTCCTTCGGGGATTGGCCAAACCTTATCCGGCGTCAGGCCCGCTCGTGCAGGCCGTCTGAGCCGTTCCCTCCATCCACTCGATCAACGTACCCTGACGAACAGAGCACGCCCATCTTTTACCTCGATCACCCAACCTCTTTTCCAAGAAAATCGGGGTCAAACGAGAGGGCTGCCGGAACACATAGATTATAGGACCCAGCTCTGCAAGGGTCAATTCGGCTCATCGTGCTACAAACTACCAAAATACGGAGACAACTTAGCCCTGTCTCCCATTTTTAGAATAACAGGCCAGCCGAAACAAGAATATTCCCGCGAATATGACGTTATCGTTTTGGTGATTGGATTGCACTTACATGACAGGCAACACCTCCCGATTCGGAGTGTGCCGATGATCTGCCCCCGGCTCGAAAGAAGCTACATCCTATTGATGGTGTAGACCACGAGTTCGGGTCTGCTTCCTTCATCGGAAGTTTTTAGGAGGCCAGCGACTGGCCATCAAATTAGCAAGGGCCGCTCTCACGAAGCGGCCCTTTGCGCCTTCTACCACCCAAACAGTTCAGTACCCTGAAAGTCGCAGAAGAGACCGCTTGCCAAGTATCGTTTTTGCGCGTACCCTAAAAGTTGCCTTGTGGACCGGCTGTGGGTGCCGATCACTGTGTTCCCGCCAAGAAGCACCATGCGTGCGTAGCTGGCGGTTAAAAGCACAGGATTTACAGTAGACCGGGTTTATCGGACTCTGTCGCAAAACAGGTAGAGGGTGAAAACCAAGGGTTCGCCGCTGTCAGGCGCTCCTGGCTGTGCGTAGCCGGTATTGCCGGTGTGATCGTAGCCAAATATCAATTAGAAGACGTCCGTTCGAGTAAAACTTGAGACTGTTTCATCCGACGCTGCAATACCGGTTTGGTTGCTTCTCCGCAAATCTCGCGGAGAAGAGAAGCCGTTGCGTGGGAGCGAACCGTTAATTGCGATCAAAAGCAATAGGAAGTGGAAGCATGACTTCAGAGCAGAATGTACCCGAGGTAGATTCTCACCAGGGTTCGACAATGTCTCCCGTCCAGCAGGACGGTGAGTCGCAATTTGCCGGGCAAAATATCCCGCACGGCATGGGTCAGTCCAAAAGCAGCCGTCGCCGTCGCCGCAAGCGCAAAAACAAAGGCGATGCCCCACAGGGAGCACAGCCCAACAGCGACCAGGTTGTAGGCCAGCCGATCGGCTCCATTCAGGGCTCAGCCGCTCCTCAAACCTTCCAGCCTCACGTAAACCTGGGCTCTCAGGCCAATGGCGGACAGCAGCAGAACGGCTCCGCCAGCGGCAAACGCTGGAAGAAGAAGTTCCGCGACCGCGACCGTCAGCGCCCCTCCGACAATCCCGGCAATACGGCCAGCGCCAGCAATGGCGGCGGGTTCAGCAACAACGGTGGTGGTTACCGCGACCGTGACACCCACCAGCCAGGCAACAACAGTGGCGGCTTCAAGCGCAAAGGCGGCGGCGGAAAGCAACAGCAGCGTGGCCCTCGCAGCTTCGTCGGCCCGATGGATCATAGTTATCGCGTCGTCAACGGAAACTTTGCCGATACTCCGCCATCCACCATCGACCACAGCAACGGCAACTACCAAAGCCGCAGCAACGGGCACGGACGCAGCAGCTACCAAAGCGACTCCCAGCCCATCGACTACTCCCAGGGCCGCACCATTCCTATCCCGGAGGACGCGCCAACAAAGATCTTCTTCTTCATCGAAGATCTCTTCTTCATCGCCAAGATTCAGGAGACAGCCCGCAAGCTCGGGGTCAAGGTCGCCTTCGTCAAAAACGATAAGGAGGCCATCGCCGGGCTCACCGGCGGCCTCGAAGAGGACCGTCCAGGCCTGATCGTCTTCGATCTCAACAACGCCAATGCCAAGCCGCTGACGTTGATCCCCAAGCTGAAGACCAAGCTCAAGCGCAGCACATCCATCGTCGGCTTCCTGTCGCACCTCCAGGGCGACCTGAAGGCCAAGGCAGTCGAAGCAGGATGCGACACGGTCATGCCTCGTGCAGCCTTCTCGCAAAACCTTCCCAACCTCCTCCGCCGCTACGGTATGGAAGAGGAAGAAGAGCCAAACTTCAACCAATAGCGAAAGAACCTGTCAAAGACACCTGCAACAAGAACATGCAAGCGAGAGGCCCGGTAGATCCACTACCGGGCCTCTCGCTTTGACCCGCAAAAAAAAACGGTTTCCTCACTGCCATCGCATCTCGACTGCCCACAGATGTTTCGTCTCGACCTCCCATGGATGTGTCATCTCGACCGAAGTCGTGCGGCTTCATCGCACGACGCAGTGGAGAGACCCCCGCGTTTGCACTTCGTTGTTGCGCCCACGAGGTGTAACTCCCAAAAAACCCGCCAAATCGTGCTGTCAAGCCCCAGACTCGCGAAAACCCGCGCCAATCCAGCACATTCGCGTGGCGTAGGAGTTACCCTCCAACCGCTATACTGGATATATCGATAAGAAGGATCCCCAGAATATTTTGGGGATCTTTCTATTTAACCAGTAACCCGTTTATTTACTCATATTTGCCTATAAACCGTTCAGAATCACATTTTTACAGTGACCAAATTGAGCAAGTAATTCATTCAAAACAACTTACGGGGGATGGTGGGGGGAGGGGGGTAGCCCATCCGTCGGATCAGATCGCCTAGCCCGGAGGCCAGGTCATACGCCTGCCACCCAACAAATGCAGATGCAGATGATTCACCGTCTGCCCTCCATCGTCTCCGGTGTTCACGACGATCCGGTAGCCTTTGCTCAACTTCTCGTTGCGTGCGATCGCGCTGGCAGCCGCCATCAGCGAGCCCAGCAACCCGTTATCGTCTGCCACGGCGTTCGCGGCCGAAGCGATATGTCGCTTCGGAATGATCAGCATATGTATCGGCGCCTGGGGATTGATGTCAGGAAAACCGATACAAAGCTCGTCCTCATAGATGCGGTTCGCTGGAATATCCCCGCTGACGATCCTGCAGAAGAGGCAATCGGAAGATGGTGAACTACTCGGCGTGGTCTTCATTATGGTTGAAAGTACTTCGGATGCTGGCCCGCTGTCCAGGGGTTATAGGCTGCGGCAAATGCTGCTCTGCTCGCAGTGGACGGATGGCTATCCATCCAGAACTCGACAAATGGGTGCGGCGTAGGATCATCGAGCGAGTTCTCGCCAAGCTTTTGGAACCCCTGCTGAGTCGTCGTCTGCGGATCAGCCACGATGCCATGAATCGCCTCCTGCCCATACACATCGGCAGCATGTTCGATCGAGCGGCTCACCGCGTTATCAAACGGCTCTGACACAAAACTCAGCACATTCAGAACCAGCACCAGCACCGCAAGGCAAGCCCAATCGTTCTGCGAGCGAATCCTCCACCGCGCCCCATACCGGCGCAGCAGCCACCACGTCATCCGCTGTCCAACAAAAAAACCAACCAACAACCCCACAGCACTAAATAGGAGACCAAGAACAATATGATGCAGCGCATAGTGTCCCAACTCATGGCCAAAGACGCCAGCAAGCTCATCCGGAGTCGCCCCGGCAATCGTCGTATCCCAAAGCACCAACCGCTTCGACGGCCCGAATCCAGTGACATAAGCGTTCATGCTCGTCACCTTACTGCTCGCCCGCATGAAGAACATTCTCTCCGGCGGCAGACTCACTCCGCTCCGGGCCACCACTCGCTCAAGTTGCGCCACCAGCGCAGGATCACGCTGCTGCAACGGCTCGAACTTATCAAACAGCGGATCGACCAGAATTGGCGAGAGAAACACCCCAAACAACACCGCGGCCATCGTGGGAATCCAGAACCAGAACCACCAATGCTTCGGCGACCGCCCAATCACCCAGAACAACACCATCACCAGCAACCCACCCACCAGCCAAGCGAGCAGAAAACTCTTCGCCTGATCCCCCACCCAGCTTCCCCAACCCTGCACAGACAACCCATACGCCACCGCCACATGGTGACGATAAGCTCGAAGCGGAGCATTCAACAACGTAATCAACAGCAAAAGCAAAAACACAAACGCAAAGCACTGCGCCCAACGGCTCTTCGTCAGCCTCTCAACACCATCTCGCATCCGCGCCGGCAC is drawn from Edaphobacter lichenicola and contains these coding sequences:
- a CDS encoding histidine triad nucleotide-binding protein; protein product: MKTTPSSSPSSDCLFCRIVSGDIPANRIYEDELCIGFPDINPQAPIHMLIIPKRHIASAANAVADDNGLLGSLMAAASAIARNEKLSKGYRIVVNTGDDGGQTVNHLHLHLLGGRRMTWPPG
- a CDS encoding OmpH family outer membrane protein codes for the protein MNRTLALVSALGAGLMTTAGISQTPAAPAPAAPAAPAAVEPQAIPAKIALVAFEQAVFATNEGQRAVQGIQDKYKPKKDQIDVLSKEVDSLKAQLQSAPATLSDEERASRLRNIDVKEKELNRDAEDAQTAYNADLQEAYGKVATKVSVTLKDYVSKNGYTLLLDVSGQQSNVMWAVPSTDVTQAVVTAYNASSGVAAPIPSGPSAAPTTARPRPTTTPKPAAPKQ
- a CDS encoding response regulator; its protein translation is MTSEQNVPEVDSHQGSTMSPVQQDGESQFAGQNIPHGMGQSKSSRRRRRKRKNKGDAPQGAQPNSDQVVGQPIGSIQGSAAPQTFQPHVNLGSQANGGQQQNGSASGKRWKKKFRDRDRQRPSDNPGNTASASNGGGFSNNGGGYRDRDTHQPGNNSGGFKRKGGGGKQQQRGPRSFVGPMDHSYRVVNGNFADTPPSTIDHSNGNYQSRSNGHGRSSYQSDSQPIDYSQGRTIPIPEDAPTKIFFFIEDLFFIAKIQETARKLGVKVAFVKNDKEAIAGLTGGLEEDRPGLIVFDLNNANAKPLTLIPKLKTKLKRSTSIVGFLSHLQGDLKAKAVEAGCDTVMPRAAFSQNLPNLLRRYGMEEEEEPNFNQ
- a CDS encoding OmpH family outer membrane protein, with protein sequence MNRTFAFATALAAGLTSAAGVAQTAGTQAPAAASTAPSTQAAPAPVAPHAVPAKIALIEYEQAAAATNEGQRALQDLQKKYDPKKNQLQALAAEVDTLKKQLQAAPATMTEQERATKLRAIDAKEKQLQRDGEDAQNAYGADLQASVGAVAKKLGPVVIKYVQDNGYTMLIDNTGQQGGMSVLWTLPGTDISQAVVDAYNASSGVAAPVPSAPSATTRPHAATTPSTAPKAAAPKQ
- a CDS encoding M48 family metallopeptidase; translation: MSFRRVVLVLVVCFLAMMGAARAQGPTATEALAFREAAQNRTAYVLPPEKLKLAKELFRARTTLHFLGEGWGILQLILVLALGVPARMRDGVERLTKSRWAQCFAFVFLLLLLITLLNAPLRAYRHHVAVAYGLSVQGWGSWVGDQAKSFLLAWLVGGLLVMVLFWVIGRSPKHWWFWFWIPTMAAVLFGVFLSPILVDPLFDKFEPLQQRDPALVAQLERVVARSGVSLPPERMFFMRASSKVTSMNAYVTGFGPSKRLVLWDTTIAGATPDELAGVFGHELGHYALHHIVLGLLFSAVGLLVGFFVGQRMTWWLLRRYGARWRIRSQNDWACLAVLVLVLNVLSFVSEPFDNAVSRSIEHAADVYGQEAIHGIVADPQTTTQQGFQKLGENSLDDPTPHPFVEFWMDSHPSTASRAAFAAAYNPWTAGQHPKYFQP